The Cannabis sativa cultivar Pink pepper isolate KNU-18-1 chromosome 8, ASM2916894v1, whole genome shotgun sequence genomic interval TTTCAGCTTTGTGCATGTGCCAGCCAGCCCGCGGCATACGTTATCTTTTGCATAATTCTTTTATGTCATtttattaacatttttttttggtaaaaacaaCACCTGTGGGTGGGGGCTACAGTGAAAAAAAACCATTACCTGAAGAAAACAAAGGACCTGAGTCATCTGACAGtcattataaattttatgtgtAGATTTTATTCATGAATGCTCTTGGAATGATTCTATTGTGAGTGAACAACATCATAAGATAGAATGAGTGAGTGAATGGTTTTTAGGACAAACTTTGTTATGGTATTTCTGTAAAGATGATGATTCAGTTTGATTGGATTAAATTGGATGTTTGTCGTTTTTGGGTAAAAGCCAGAATGTGTTTTGAATATTTTTGGGTTGGGCTTTTTTGGTTTATAAAGCTGGATATCACATGTGTGGGCCATTCCTAGTATTGAAACTGAATCCACCCTTTGTCCTTGTCCATTAATGAATGGGATAGTGATGTTTGAAAGTCTCGTTTTTGGAGGATAGGATCTTCTCTACTTGTTAGCTTTCGTTTTGTTTTTTACCCTTGTTTAGTAATAGTATCTTTTTAAAAAGTTTAAAGTTCTgtaccatttttattttatttatttttcccaCCAATACATGTATCAATATTTCAATGTTAAattcgaaataaataaaaagtgaatgGGCCATTTTCACATTTTGTTGAGactcaattttttcatttacaaACAAGGCCCATAGCGTCAGTCTTGTAAACTGAAGGTCTGTAGAAGAATCCACTAAAGTTAGAGGAAATTATActttataccctttttatattgtcctcttttatttttaccttcttttttaaaatttatcatttttacctttttttttaaacattgtactaattttgcccatgtcacttcaagatactctccatgtgattctcttatgtaagggtattttgggtacaatacatataaaaaagaggtatgtttcaaataaatataaaattagaggtaaatttgattaattgatgaataaaagaggcatttttcaacttaccccctAAAGTTAACTTATTGGTGAGGGACGGATGGAAAAGAGGGAAAGGTCATGGGTTCGAACTTAAgatctttaaaatattaattgattGTAGAATACCACTACAGActacactcaaaaaaaaaaaaagaatattctcATTTACAAGTTTTCAGATTTTAGAGAAGACTTCTCATAAATCTTCTAAGTGATATCTATAGGGTTTGAGGAGTAACTAGTAAGAAAGAGAATGGAAAACATTGCTAGGAAAATTGATATTGTGCGTTTGATGCAATGttgattatttttttccttatttgatccaatccaattagtaattagatttaaaaaaatcatcatctGATCACTTTAAAATTcgatctaatccaatctaattagtaattggatttaaaatttatgaTTATTGTCTTGTTCTTATTTGAATGACCACTTAATATGATACTATAGTGATTGattgttattttaaaattgttattCACCTAATAGTTTAGGGTTGTAAATTGTTGGTAATGATTCTATGAATATTGATtatgtcaaaataatttttaattgtgaTAAAGCATGTGACCTAAATTAAATAGGTTACTTAGGCTTGTTAATTTATTACCTAGAATAATCTAAAGTATAATTTGAGCTAAATTTAACTTAATAGAGGAGTCAAATGTTCAATGCATTAAGAATAAATTATACTCTATCTATTCAAATTATAagttaatttaacatattatactTCATCTATTCAAGAGGTCCAACACTATAactataagaaagaaaaattaacATAACATATACTAGTCGACtttcttagtatttttttaaattatttgctcACCATTGTCTTCTCAACATAAAGTAGTAACATTAAATAAAAACTTACACTTTgttaaataactaattttttactaatctattttttcaataattaaaaaaactaaaactttacaataactcatatatatttaaaaaagaaaaaagaaaaaacttaacctaaaaagaaaaatctaatATAAACCAAAAGAAAAATTTCTGATGAACTTTTAGAACTTTTAACTTAATTTACTTTTTCTCAATATTcctttttgttaaatatttgtaatttataTCCTTCCTTTAATCACTTTGATCAAAACCAAACACACACACTTCTCCTAATTGACAACAAGAGCTTACCATTTTAGAAGCATGTCCTCAAAAATCAAATTCCACCTTTGATCTCCCAACCCAACCATCCATCCATTCTCCTCACAACCtcatacaataattttttttttttttttaaattatgcaaCTGTCCAGAACTAGTCTAGACCTCGAATTCATAGGTTTGATATAGTTATATTTTCAGTTCTCTGTGTATAAATAATGATTGCTCCAATGATTATTTGTCATAAATCATAATATGAATAATGACAAGGAATAGTCCTACACTGTAACCTTGCTTTCCACCTGGCCATCTTCTTCTTAGAGCAAAGGCATTTCTAATGATCCtctctatattttatttaaaatttaattaaaatagctaaaatattaaataaaaagttattttattattcttactctaacatattttctattttaattagtattttattgtgttttaataatattttataatttaaatttattaaatataaattaacttattgGAACGATGAAAAATGTAatagtatttttattaaaaaatttaagcataaaaataaaaagctcATTACATATTTTCTATTAGAGAGAGTTATTTTTTTCATAGTATgaccttatttttttaaaactcatTCTTCATTTTAGTTAAAGAATATATTTAGAGAACATGATTAGAGATACTTTTTGTAATTAAACAAGAGGAGTGCCAATACTAATAAGTCCTATTATCGTAAAACATTCTCTTATTCCAAACTCTCCTTATAGACTAAATTGAGATTATTTGTGATATTAAGATGGGAGAAGAGGTGTATGGCAGTTTTAGCTACAAATAAATGTATTCAATCTAATAATAACTGATCGATTTAATGATAACTGACTAATAAATATTGGATATTTAATTATGATCGGAtcatattaaatgttatttttgaatatctaattggattggatgttaGATGGGGTATCCAAAAATCCAATAAACATCCTTCGAAACTAGGGAGGTTTTTATGATTGTATTAGACCTCCTGTTGCTTATGAATGATGATGACAGTTAAGGGTACctcatcaaaccgctcaaactgtCTGCACTGCACCATATAAAAATgcagtttgaaattctttgagGTGCagtcgcggtttgaattttttctaaacCACGATGTGTGGTgcagttttgaattgttaatatgtggTTCAAATCCcaccgcacattataaaaatactaatttttatatttatgagaaatttaaatttgtttttttcatatttattttcaagtcttatggtatttttgacaagtgtttctcaaattttgttatatttatgatagtttaattatttggtgaTAGTTCAAATTGCAGAAACCGCAAAAATCACACCGCACCGcactattttttgcggtgcggtttctgtaattttttaatttcagaGTGCGAGTgcagtttaaaaaattaaaaaaacatacaagttagtttgaaaaaattatcaaaaactgCACCaccaccgcgaacacccctcaTGACGGTCATTAATAAAACATGTCCTCATGAACTCTTCTTCtactctcaaaaaaaaaaagaaaaaacatgaTTAATTACTCCTCAGTTTCAATTTTCACACAttcaaataaaaatcttatgGCAAAACATTAATCTACACAACATAATCATATAAACAACATTCAATAATAGTCTCTCTTTTTATTATTAGAaagattaaattataataataataatgtaccaATGATCATATAAACTCACTAAAACCCTCCTAAATTTACACTttcaattctaaaaaaaaaaataaactcctaatttcaaacccaaaaaaaaaaactgtaaattTCTCATCATAATTACAATCCCAACTCCCCAACAGAAAATtctggagaaaaaaaaaaaaaaaaaactaaactaaaaacagaaactcaaaataaataaataaataaataaataactgtaCTCAAAACTCAGACGAGTTATGGTCGTTTCCGGCGCCGGCGTCGTCACCGATTAGAGTAAGAGAATGAGAATCAGAGTCAGAATCAAGCAAATTCTCCCAATCAACTTCTTCTTCCTCATTGTCACCTCTCCCTTTAATAATCTCCATTATCACCTTAGCCTTCTGTTTCGTTTTCTCACTCCCAATAATCTCCAACTTCCACAACACATCCGCCGCACCCGCCGCCGTAGCCAGCGCCTTGAATCTCAAACCGCCATAGCTAAGCAAGTAAAGCGCCGCCACGCAATTGTCCCTAACCGAACCCAAATTCCCACTTCTCAACATCTCAACGAAACAACCCACCGCGCCGGCATCCAACAACGCCACTCTCCCCTCCGTACAAGACCCTAAATTACAGATCAAGTGCAGAATCCGACTGGTCATGTGACCCGATTTCGCCATCTGGACGAGATTCGGTACAGCTCCGAGTTTCACCACCTTGGTTCGGTTGCTGTGAACCTGAGTCAGGTGGTAAAGAGCAAGAGCCGAGTCGTGACGAGTTCGTTCACTATCGGATCGGAGCAAGTGAAGCAATGGAGGTAAACCTCCTAATACTCCAATGGCGGTTTTGATATCGTCGTTTAGGGCTAAACTGAATATTGCTCCGACGGCGTGTTCTTGTGCTTCGATTGAACCCCCTTTCAAGACGTCGATTAAAGAGGGAACGATTCCTGACCGTAGGATCTTCATCTTATTGGTTTTATCCAAAGAAAGATTTAACAGAGCAGCGACTGAGTTCACCTGAATTCCAGTGTACCTCGAGATTATCAACGATTTTAGGGCTGAGAGCAATTGATAAGAACAGAGGTGAGCCCTTGATTCTTCTCTGGTTTTCGTGATCCTTCTCATTGTGATTAGAGCTTCTTCGACTTCGAATACTTGTGGGCTTTTAAGCTTACTTACtatttcatcttcttcttcaggTGTTAGGGGAGGAAGGGTTAGGGTTTCGgtttctgatgatgatgatgaagaagagtAACAACTCGGTCGAGTCGTTAGCGGAAATGGCGGA includes:
- the LOC133030011 gene encoding U-box domain-containing protein 40-like, producing MEFQEGLVRLIIHDTEENRSKSRKEKKKEKSVEQSGNNPRRKWKFFHRSSTTIPTITESNKQPPIEFICPITGSLMAEPVIVSSGHSFERTCVEICKALDFTPTLPDSSTPDFSSVIPNLALKSTIIGWCQKYSVNPPKPLDSDSAENLVRTLMASQPQKPKSDEIQIEEKELVQATVPETQTQVQIEEKEIEKVTVPETQTQVTRRPTHFQSKSDEIQIEEKELVQVTVPETQTQVTRLPTHFQSKSLELVETMTTLPSPPFPLTTRPSCYSSSSSSSETETLTLPPLTPEEEDEIVSKLKSPQVFEVEEALITMRRITKTREESRAHLCSYQLLSALKSLIISRYTGIQVNSVAALLNLSLDKTNKMKILRSGIVPSLIDVLKGGSIEAQEHAVGAIFSLALNDDIKTAIGVLGGLPPLLHLLRSDSERTRHDSALALYHLTQVHSNRTKVVKLGAVPNLVQMAKSGHMTSRILHLICNLGSCTEGRVALLDAGAVGCFVEMLRSGNLGSVRDNCVAALYLLSYGGLRFKALATAAGAADVLWKLEIIGSEKTKQKAKVIMEIIKGRGDNEEEEVDWENLLDSDSDSHSLTLIGDDAGAGNDHNSSEF